One Ruegeria sp. SCSIO 43209 genomic window carries:
- a CDS encoding carboxymuconolactone decarboxylase family protein: MKRLFPSLPENATLGSVYQAFPDKLAPLCAYESLVMRGESDLSVAQRELIAAYVSGLNACAYCHGAHIVFAKAYGVEVETIDALMEDRDTAPIEDHLKPLLAYIEKLTVSPSRMTEADANAVYAAGWSESALFDAIQVCGVFNLVNRFIEGTGVQSPGNDPRQADEATLNRYRSDTFYTDFGRENGLDIP; this comes from the coding sequence ATGAAACGCCTGTTTCCATCTCTGCCCGAGAACGCAACACTTGGAAGTGTCTATCAAGCCTTTCCAGACAAGCTTGCTCCGCTTTGTGCGTACGAAAGCTTGGTGATGAGGGGAGAGAGCGACCTATCGGTCGCCCAACGTGAATTGATTGCAGCCTATGTCTCGGGCTTGAATGCTTGTGCCTATTGCCATGGCGCACACATCGTTTTCGCCAAAGCCTATGGCGTTGAGGTCGAGACAATCGACGCACTGATGGAAGACCGCGATACGGCGCCCATCGAGGATCATCTCAAACCGTTACTAGCATACATTGAAAAGCTCACCGTCTCGCCATCCCGAATGACAGAAGCCGACGCAAACGCGGTCTACGCGGCAGGCTGGTCAGAGAGCGCGCTGTTCGATGCTATCCAAGTGTGCGGTGTCTTTAATCTCGTGAACCGCTTCATAGAAGGAACAGGTGTTCAAAGCCCTGGCAACGACCCCAGACAAGCAGACGAAGCCACATTGAATCGATACCGCAGCGACACCTTCTACACTGATTTCGGACGAGAGAACGGCCTCGACATCCCTTGA
- a CDS encoding GNAT family N-acetyltransferase → MIPLEKPLRLAVETDAHALADLVNFAGEGLPLHVWTGLAQDGEDPWAVGRARQAEKAREGQVVVIDFGNGAVAGLTGYGIGSEPEEFGDDFPALFRPLQELENKALDSWYVNVLACYPENRGQGLGSKLLDVADDIARDAGYNKMSVIVADENVGARRLYERKGYSELDKAPCVKDGWDTETENWVLLVKSLS, encoded by the coding sequence GTGATACCACTTGAAAAGCCCTTGCGATTGGCCGTTGAAACTGATGCTCATGCACTTGCGGACTTGGTGAACTTTGCAGGCGAAGGCCTGCCGCTCCATGTCTGGACCGGGCTGGCACAAGATGGCGAGGACCCTTGGGCCGTCGGTCGCGCGCGACAGGCTGAAAAGGCACGAGAGGGGCAAGTGGTCGTAATTGACTTTGGAAACGGGGCGGTTGCTGGCTTGACAGGCTATGGTATCGGATCAGAACCAGAAGAATTTGGAGATGACTTCCCAGCCTTGTTCCGTCCCTTGCAGGAACTGGAAAACAAAGCGTTGGACAGCTGGTATGTGAATGTTCTGGCTTGCTACCCAGAGAACCGTGGTCAGGGACTCGGATCGAAGTTACTTGATGTCGCTGACGACATAGCCCGCGACGCGGGGTACAACAAAATGAGTGTTATTGTCGCCGATGAAAACGTGGGAGCAAGACGTTTATACGAGAGAAAAGGATACTCTGAGTTGGACAAAGCCCCATGCGTCAAAGACGGCTGGGACACTGAAACTGAAAACTGGGTTCTCCTCGTGAAGTCGCTGTCTTGA
- a CDS encoding GNAT family N-acetyltransferase has product MSTFRNAKPSDATRCFEIETAAYEGDEAATLKKISKRIEEYPDGFLILEEQGEIVGFINCGCSHDVEMSDEEFKELVGHDPDAPNVVIMSVVVDPAHQGRGLSRALMTEFVDRMGKVGKSAIFLICKEHHVPLYERFGYSYLQPSTSDHGGMTWHEMSMKL; this is encoded by the coding sequence ATGAGCACGTTCCGAAACGCCAAACCTTCCGACGCAACTCGATGCTTTGAGATCGAAACTGCTGCCTATGAAGGCGACGAAGCAGCGACCCTCAAAAAGATATCCAAGAGGATTGAGGAATATCCCGATGGTTTCCTCATTCTTGAAGAACAAGGCGAGATCGTTGGCTTTATCAATTGCGGATGTTCCCATGACGTCGAAATGTCTGATGAGGAATTTAAGGAGCTTGTGGGGCATGATCCCGACGCTCCGAATGTCGTCATTATGTCTGTCGTCGTTGATCCTGCCCATCAGGGAAGGGGCCTATCGCGGGCATTGATGACTGAATTCGTCGACCGCATGGGAAAAGTGGGTAAATCGGCGATCTTCCTTATTTGCAAAGAGCATCACGTCCCACTGTATGAGCGATTTGGATACAGCTATTTGCAGCCATCGACTTCCGACCATGGAGGAATGACTTGGCATGAGATGTCTATGAAGCTTTAA
- a CDS encoding SDR family NAD(P)-dependent oxidoreductase — protein sequence MIIGFGPGLGTAYAEVFKRAGYDLALLSRSGAGTSGDGASGPVVKTFACDAGHPDSLKAALQSVQSELGQIDVSIYNADLAQFGTLDEVSETQFEQSWRVGALGLFATAKLLGPQMSERGSGTIIVSGATAALRGNLWTTAFAPSKSAQRVLANALAKQLGPKGVHVAYIVIDGVIDTEDTRTNFAPNEPDEFFINPVHIAEAALMLAHQDKSAWTFELDIRPFGEKW from the coding sequence GTGATCATCGGCTTTGGGCCGGGCCTCGGGACCGCGTATGCCGAAGTATTCAAGAGAGCCGGGTATGACCTCGCGCTTCTAAGCAGGTCGGGCGCGGGTACAAGCGGAGACGGTGCGTCTGGTCCGGTTGTGAAGACCTTTGCCTGTGACGCTGGACACCCGGACAGTCTCAAGGCGGCATTGCAATCAGTCCAGAGCGAACTTGGCCAGATTGACGTTTCGATTTACAACGCTGACCTCGCTCAATTCGGCACGCTCGATGAAGTGTCGGAAACTCAATTCGAGCAAAGCTGGCGCGTAGGCGCATTAGGTCTATTTGCGACGGCCAAGCTTCTCGGGCCGCAAATGTCTGAGCGCGGTTCAGGCACAATTATTGTGTCAGGAGCCACTGCGGCACTTCGAGGCAACCTTTGGACAACGGCGTTTGCGCCATCCAAGTCCGCCCAGCGTGTCTTAGCGAACGCTCTCGCGAAACAACTAGGCCCGAAAGGCGTTCATGTGGCATACATTGTTATCGATGGCGTAATCGATACGGAGGACACTCGGACGAACTTCGCGCCAAACGAACCGGACGAGTTCTTTATCAATCCCGTGCATATTGCAGAAGCTGCGTTAATGCTCGCACACCAAGACAAATCGGCATGGACCTTCGAGCTCGACATTCGCCCGTTCGGAGAGAAGTGGTAG
- a CDS encoding adenylate/guanylate cyclase domain-containing protein — MTTFTKPPTQFTRAGDVAIAYQVVGEGPVDLIYISGWLHNIDVVWEHQGYRDFLSGLAEKCRVIMFDKRGTGMSDRDVGAPTLEERAEDIRAVMAAVGSEKAAIFGISEGGAMTAMFAACYPERVSSMVMIGSRPCDAWKPDWPRGRRRAEFEEHLKHLEANWGNLGCELEWAAPSVKDDPEEQAFFNKLLTLSASPRSAIAITRLNYETDYRSILPAIEAPTLILHPEKDISVSVEDGRYLAENIQNARFEFVKNSDHLPWIGDTRAIVKQITDFVCSEAPQKEEIRVLSTILMTDIEGSTAIATRVGDEAWKGTIEKHDALAARAIARHDGTLIKTMGDGILATFTGPSRAIACAKEIKSQASDLGLTIRAGIHTGECLRRGNDVSGLAVTIAARILELVPGGEAWVSGVVRSLVVGSGLQFESLGDRQLKGVPDEWPLYKVSS, encoded by the coding sequence ATGACCACTTTTACAAAACCACCCACTCAATTCACACGCGCGGGCGATGTGGCAATCGCTTATCAAGTCGTCGGCGAAGGGCCAGTCGATCTGATTTATATCTCTGGCTGGCTCCACAACATAGATGTGGTCTGGGAGCACCAAGGTTACCGAGATTTCCTTAGTGGATTGGCAGAAAAATGCCGGGTCATCATGTTCGACAAACGCGGAACAGGAATGTCCGATCGTGATGTCGGAGCACCTACGCTGGAAGAACGCGCGGAAGATATTCGTGCGGTTATGGCTGCGGTGGGCAGTGAAAAAGCAGCAATTTTCGGGATCAGCGAAGGTGGTGCGATGACCGCAATGTTTGCAGCGTGCTATCCGGAAAGAGTGAGTTCCATGGTAATGATTGGCAGCCGCCCTTGCGACGCATGGAAACCAGACTGGCCAAGAGGCAGGCGTCGCGCTGAATTCGAAGAGCACCTAAAACACCTCGAAGCCAATTGGGGAAACCTTGGTTGCGAATTGGAGTGGGCAGCCCCTTCGGTTAAGGATGATCCGGAAGAACAGGCATTCTTCAATAAGCTGCTCACTTTATCTGCTAGCCCCCGTTCAGCAATTGCCATCACACGTCTGAATTATGAGACCGACTACAGGTCAATTCTTCCGGCAATCGAAGCCCCGACACTGATCTTGCACCCCGAGAAAGATATTTCCGTTTCGGTGGAAGACGGTCGGTACCTTGCGGAAAACATTCAGAATGCCCGGTTTGAGTTTGTAAAAAACTCGGACCATCTGCCTTGGATTGGCGACACGCGTGCCATTGTAAAGCAAATTACCGATTTCGTTTGCAGCGAAGCACCTCAGAAGGAAGAAATCCGTGTGCTTTCGACAATCCTTATGACTGACATTGAAGGATCGACCGCCATCGCGACACGCGTTGGAGACGAGGCATGGAAAGGCACCATCGAGAAACATGATGCTCTCGCAGCGCGAGCAATTGCCCGCCATGACGGAACTTTAATTAAGACAATGGGCGATGGAATACTTGCTACCTTCACTGGTCCCAGCCGGGCGATCGCATGCGCGAAAGAAATAAAGTCCCAAGCGTCCGACCTTGGTCTAACTATTCGCGCCGGCATCCACACGGGTGAATGTTTGCGCCGGGGCAATGATGTTTCCGGTTTGGCGGTCACAATCGCCGCGCGAATTCTTGAGTTAGTGCCGGGTGGCGAAGCTTGGGTGTCTGGCGTTGTAAGAAGTCTCGTTGTTGGGTCAGGATTACAATTTGAGTCACTGGGAGACCGGCAACTAAAGGGAGTTCCCGACGAGTGGCCTTTGTATAAAGTTTCAAGCTGA
- a CDS encoding helix-turn-helix domain-containing protein: protein MSNTSVRSIRRGDLARATGCNLETIRYYEKIGIMPDPPRSTKGYRSYDDAHVKRLKFVMRSRDLGFSLEEVRGLLGLVDDRSRTCAEVQIIAEDHLTDVQAKIADLQRIERVLSDTVARCTGDAAPECAVIDALLDA, encoded by the coding sequence ATGAGTAACACAAGCGTGAGATCAATTCGGCGGGGTGATTTGGCACGCGCAACGGGCTGCAACCTGGAAACCATTCGCTACTACGAGAAAATCGGGATCATGCCGGACCCGCCGCGCAGTACGAAGGGTTACCGAAGCTACGACGATGCCCACGTCAAGCGGCTGAAATTCGTCATGCGGTCCCGCGATCTAGGCTTTTCTCTCGAAGAGGTTCGCGGGCTGCTTGGGCTGGTCGATGACCGATCCCGGACATGCGCCGAGGTGCAGATCATCGCCGAAGATCATCTGACTGACGTTCAGGCCAAGATTGCCGATCTGCAGCGCATCGAGCGCGTCCTGTCGGACACTGTTGCGCGATGCACCGGCGATGCTGCCCCGGAATGCGCGGTGATCGACGCCTTACTCGATGCTTAG
- a CDS encoding mercuric transporter MerT family protein, producing MEQHLAELPQSRSQKTGDETTKGWGVTGLGVIGALAMTSCCILPLVLVSFGVTGVFIAQLGALYAYKWYTFALSVAFLGYGFYKAYKPVDAESCADGTCARPIDRRIMRATLWAASAIVAVAMIFPYLTPFILKF from the coding sequence ATGGAACAACATTTGGCAGAACTGCCGCAATCTCGGTCGCAGAAAACTGGCGACGAAACCACCAAGGGATGGGGCGTGACCGGCCTCGGCGTCATTGGTGCGCTGGCGATGACTTCTTGCTGCATCCTTCCATTGGTGCTGGTCAGCTTTGGCGTGACAGGCGTGTTCATCGCGCAGCTCGGGGCGCTCTATGCCTACAAATGGTACACCTTCGCGCTGAGCGTCGCGTTCTTGGGATACGGCTTCTACAAGGCTTACAAGCCCGTAGATGCCGAGTCCTGTGCCGACGGCACCTGCGCGCGCCCCATCGACCGCCGCATCATGCGGGCAACCCTCTGGGCCGCTTCCGCGATTGTCGCTGTCGCGATGATCTTTCCCTACCTCACCCCCTTCATCCTGAAATTCTGA
- a CDS encoding periplasmic mercury ion-binding protein, producing the protein MKHLLISALTVAALSTPSFAEERQVEIAVSDLTCPSCSFIVASSMRGVPSVEIAEFEDGPEYGQGVYSVTYDDAETSIESIIGAVTANGYPAHVLPDTAS; encoded by the coding sequence ATGAAGCACCTCCTGATATCTGCCCTGACCGTCGCCGCACTCTCAACTCCGTCTTTCGCCGAAGAGCGTCAGGTCGAGATCGCCGTCAGCGATCTGACCTGCCCGTCCTGTTCGTTCATCGTCGCCAGTTCCATGCGCGGTGTTCCTTCGGTCGAGATCGCCGAGTTCGAGGACGGCCCAGAATACGGACAGGGCGTTTACAGCGTGACCTACGATGACGCCGAAACTTCCATCGAAAGCATCATCGGCGCGGTGACGGCCAATGGCTATCCGGCGCACGTGCTGCCCGACACAGCCTCCTGA
- the merF gene encoding mercury resistance system transport protein MerF: MTDTPENPDRLLKWGLGGALFAALCCFTPFLVVIIAGVGLSALSGWLDYALFPLLFFSLAVVAQAFWLRAGKPGPAPKLWATGLAVALSILIILLEFRFAIRITIGVFAATALYAVLLNRAQKKGTL, from the coding sequence TTGACTGACACACCAGAAAATCCCGACCGACTGCTGAAATGGGGGCTTGGCGGTGCGCTGTTCGCCGCGCTCTGCTGCTTTACGCCGTTTCTGGTCGTCATCATCGCTGGCGTCGGATTGTCGGCCCTATCGGGTTGGCTCGATTACGCCCTGTTCCCGCTGCTGTTTTTCAGCCTCGCCGTGGTGGCACAGGCCTTTTGGCTGCGCGCTGGCAAACCGGGACCGGCCCCGAAACTTTGGGCCACCGGCCTCGCGGTGGCCCTGTCGATCCTGATCATTCTTCTCGAATTCAGGTTCGCAATACGGATCACAATCGGCGTTTTCGCCGCCACAGCACTCTACGCGGTTCTGCTGAACCGTGCGCAAAAGAAAGGAACGCTCTAA
- the merA gene encoding mercury(II) reductase has translation MKDLNKNDDGQGGYNLIVLGAGSAGFSAAITGADAGKRVALVGHGTIGGTCVNVGCVPSKAMIRAAEAVHGAKAAKRFPGLSGQAHVDDWHTLVQSKDDLVATLRQKKYADLLPEYEGVDYIDAGPARLIEGGVTVGERTLTAPKTIIATGGRPVLPTIDGIEDIGALDSTSLLELETLPKSLIFIGAGYIGAELAQMMSRMGVKVTLVARSHLLPGAEPEVSEALAAAFEAEGITLLTGLSYDTVRRDDAGVTLRVIQNGKPVEVTADHLVSTAGRRANTEDMGLDAIGVETDARGSIVVGEDMQTSVRGIYAAGDVTDRDQFVYMAAYGAKLAAKNAVLGEDHRYDNAAMPWVVFSDPQVAGVGLGETQARNAGFDVKTSIVPLDQVPRALAARDTRGLIKLVADRKTDRLLGGQIIAPEGSDTIQTLVMALKFGMTTKALGETIFPYLTTVEGLKLAAQTFDMDVAKLSCCAG, from the coding sequence ATGAAAGACCTGAACAAAAACGACGACGGCCAAGGCGGCTATAACCTGATCGTCCTCGGGGCGGGGTCGGCGGGGTTCTCCGCCGCAATTACCGGCGCGGATGCCGGAAAGCGCGTCGCTCTCGTGGGACATGGCACCATCGGCGGAACCTGCGTCAACGTGGGATGCGTGCCGTCCAAGGCGATGATCCGTGCGGCAGAGGCCGTCCATGGTGCAAAGGCTGCCAAGAGATTTCCGGGTCTATCGGGGCAGGCACACGTGGATGATTGGCACACACTCGTCCAGTCCAAGGACGATTTGGTCGCGACCCTGCGCCAGAAGAAATACGCGGACCTTCTGCCGGAATATGAGGGTGTCGATTACATCGACGCCGGTCCCGCGCGGCTGATCGAAGGCGGCGTGACAGTCGGTGAGCGAACCCTGACAGCGCCGAAGACCATCATCGCCACGGGCGGGCGTCCCGTCCTGCCGACCATCGACGGGATCGAGGACATCGGCGCGCTCGACAGCACCAGCCTTCTGGAACTCGAAACACTGCCGAAGAGCCTGATCTTCATAGGCGCGGGCTACATTGGCGCGGAACTGGCCCAGATGATGAGCCGCATGGGCGTGAAGGTCACGCTCGTCGCCCGTTCGCATCTGTTGCCCGGCGCGGAACCAGAGGTCTCGGAGGCATTGGCGGCGGCGTTTGAGGCCGAAGGCATCACCCTTCTGACCGGGTTAAGCTACGACACTGTGCGCCGCGACGACGCAGGCGTGACGCTACGCGTGATCCAGAACGGAAAGCCTGTCGAAGTGACAGCGGATCACCTCGTTTCGACCGCTGGCAGGCGGGCCAATACCGAAGATATGGGCCTGGACGCAATCGGCGTTGAAACCGACGCGCGCGGGTCCATCGTCGTCGGCGAGGACATGCAGACATCGGTGCGAGGCATCTATGCGGCGGGCGATGTGACCGACCGTGACCAGTTTGTCTATATGGCGGCCTACGGTGCAAAGCTCGCCGCCAAAAACGCGGTTCTCGGCGAAGACCATCGCTACGACAACGCCGCGATGCCCTGGGTGGTGTTTTCCGATCCGCAGGTCGCGGGCGTCGGTCTCGGTGAAACCCAGGCGCGGAACGCGGGCTTCGACGTCAAGACGTCCATCGTGCCCCTCGATCAGGTGCCGCGTGCGCTGGCGGCCCGCGATACGCGCGGATTGATCAAGCTGGTGGCGGACAGGAAGACCGACCGGCTGCTTGGTGGCCAGATCATCGCGCCCGAGGGGTCCGATACGATCCAGACCCTCGTCATGGCGCTGAAGTTCGGCATGACCACCAAGGCACTCGGCGAGACGATCTTCCCGTATCTGACAACGGTGGAAGGGCTGAAGCTGGCGGCTCAAACCTTCGATATGGACGTGGCAAAGTTGAGCTGCTGCGCCGGATAG
- a CDS encoding NAD(P)/FAD-dependent oxidoreductase: protein MSEDYDLIVIGAGMAGVAAANKCGAAGWRVAIVDALPYGGTCALRGCDPKKILRRGAEIMDAARLMQGKGIDPGDLSINWADLMAHKRGFTDPVPDKMEKGLSGNGVETLHGAARFTGDNTLEVDGTAYQSERFLVAAGAMPRPLSFTGADLVIDSTDFLNLEALPKRVLFIGGGFVSFEFAHIAARAGANPIIVDRGARPLRGFDPDLVEMLIERGTGIGVDLMRETEIVSVSEASGALSVEVKSGDETRTIETDLVVHGAGRVAALADLNLEAAGVDYSDKGIVVAPHLQSTTSSAVYAAGDSADTDGMPLTPVAVIEGKVAASNMLKDAQTVPDYAGIPTAVFTVPELARVGMLESEARDAGHDVDVRFTDTSGWYSNYRIGETSAAAKILVDRSNGKILGAHLFGPEYGELINFFGLAIKLGLAAKQLKSMTAAYPSVGSDLGSLL, encoded by the coding sequence ATGAGCGAAGACTACGACCTGATCGTCATCGGGGCTGGCATGGCAGGCGTGGCCGCGGCGAACAAATGTGGCGCAGCAGGATGGCGTGTGGCCATTGTCGATGCGCTGCCCTACGGCGGCACCTGCGCATTGCGCGGCTGCGATCCAAAGAAAATCCTGCGGCGCGGTGCGGAAATCATGGACGCGGCACGGCTCATGCAGGGCAAGGGGATCGATCCCGGTGATCTGTCGATCAACTGGGCCGATCTGATGGCACACAAGCGTGGCTTCACCGATCCCGTGCCGGACAAGATGGAAAAGGGCCTGTCGGGCAACGGCGTCGAAACCCTGCATGGAGCTGCCCGCTTCACGGGAGACAACACGCTGGAGGTCGATGGAACGGCATATCAGTCGGAACGGTTCCTCGTGGCCGCCGGTGCCATGCCCAGGCCGCTGAGCTTCACAGGGGCCGATCTCGTGATCGACAGCACGGATTTCCTCAACCTGGAGGCCCTTCCCAAACGGGTTCTTTTTATCGGCGGCGGCTTCGTGTCCTTCGAGTTTGCGCATATCGCCGCACGGGCCGGAGCCAACCCGATCATCGTGGATCGTGGCGCCCGGCCCTTACGCGGCTTCGATCCCGATCTGGTCGAAATGCTGATCGAGCGCGGCACCGGTATCGGCGTGGACCTGATGCGCGAGACCGAAATCGTGTCGGTCTCGGAAGCCAGTGGAGCATTAAGTGTTGAAGTGAAGTCAGGCGATGAAACCCGAACAATCGAAACCGATCTGGTCGTGCATGGCGCGGGCCGGGTTGCAGCCCTGGCCGATTTGAATCTTGAGGCGGCCGGTGTTGACTACAGCGACAAGGGCATCGTTGTAGCCCCCCATCTGCAAAGCACGACAAGCAGCGCGGTCTATGCCGCCGGAGATTCCGCCGACACCGATGGTATGCCGCTGACGCCGGTCGCGGTGATCGAAGGGAAGGTCGCAGCCTCCAACATGCTCAAGGACGCGCAGACCGTACCGGACTATGCCGGTATTCCAACAGCCGTCTTCACCGTTCCGGAACTGGCGCGTGTCGGCATGTTGGAAAGTGAGGCAAGGGACGCCGGGCATGACGTAGATGTCCGGTTCACCGACACGAGCGGTTGGTACTCGAACTACAGGATCGGCGAGACCTCCGCCGCCGCGAAGATCCTCGTGGACAGGTCGAACGGCAAGATCCTCGGCGCGCACCTGTTCGGCCCGGAATACGGCGAACTGATCAATTTCTTCGGGCTGGCAATCAAGCTGGGCCTGGCGGCCAAGCAGCTTAAGTCGATGACGGCGGCCTATCCAAGTGTTGGATCGGATTTGGGGTCGCTTCTTTGA
- a CDS encoding YnfA family protein produces MKTVLIYFVAALAEIAGCFAFWAWFRLDKSVFWLAPGMLSLAAFAWLLALSPADQAGRAYAVYGGVYIVSSLLWLWGVEGHRPDQWDVVGAVICLVGAGIILWAPRSI; encoded by the coding sequence ATGAAGACGGTTCTTATCTACTTCGTCGCTGCGCTGGCCGAAATTGCCGGATGCTTTGCTTTCTGGGCGTGGTTCCGGCTGGACAAGAGCGTGTTTTGGTTGGCACCGGGCATGCTGTCCCTTGCCGCTTTCGCCTGGCTACTGGCGCTCAGCCCCGCCGATCAGGCGGGCCGCGCCTATGCAGTCTACGGTGGCGTTTACATCGTATCGTCCCTGCTGTGGCTATGGGGTGTGGAAGGCCATCGCCCGGATCAATGGGATGTAGTTGGAGCGGTCATTTGCCTTGTCGGTGCGGGTATTATTCTCTGGGCACCGCGCAGTATTTGA
- a CDS encoding type IV secretory system conjugative DNA transfer family protein yields MAEFQDLPKGKKVAIAGTMGFIATSACAVLVVGLALEYINTRGFRGLDIWAIPEKFMAQPAETQQIMGLVAVVAVGVLTFAFVAAALRGPSTKYGDATFAKAPQLVQEGYASVLKLKDKLDSEIVFAKFGEPKDKNAIYYKPGPGVQKPHAMFIAPSGSGKTSGFVIPNVLRFNGSCVVLDIKGEIFQTTGARRAAMGDEVFMFDPENPDKSHSYNPLRRAARADNLDRRWEEVIQVATQMFDTPSSSAQGFMGGVEGMFCAMAMLAIKRKRPYISEVLRLVKTTKQKDYEKMAEEVGYARAADEFLNLAAEESKILRSTISVMLNSGLQLWRNPSVARATQGNDINFEDLRRRPSSIYFSVPGKKVKEFRTLIRLFFLDLVNTIETVEPGEDEPFKVLMLLDEFQRLGHLERVVEAYDTMRSFGGRLVVISQTLSRLQDIYGHEGVRAMLANAGTQMFAASEDSEVREHVSRSIGDKTVISKSKSRALGKMEMGSISEREEGIRLLRPEHVGRLPENEVVLIREGKMPVIANKIRYFEDPYFMQFLGGDTPKIKGTHLDLAEEQAKDTAKAVADAKPAPAPVKEVSEKDQELQAAFDAQRTVAKRKSRSAKDMAMEKMKAKRAESSAFT; encoded by the coding sequence ATGGCTGAGTTTCAGGATCTACCCAAAGGCAAGAAGGTCGCGATAGCCGGTACTATGGGCTTTATCGCTACCTCGGCTTGCGCGGTGTTGGTGGTCGGGCTGGCTCTCGAATACATCAACACCAGAGGCTTTCGCGGGCTGGACATCTGGGCGATCCCAGAGAAGTTCATGGCACAGCCTGCAGAGACGCAGCAGATCATGGGTCTGGTGGCGGTGGTCGCAGTGGGTGTTTTGACCTTTGCATTTGTGGCGGCTGCGCTGCGTGGTCCCTCAACGAAATACGGTGATGCGACCTTTGCAAAGGCCCCTCAGCTCGTCCAGGAAGGCTATGCGTCGGTTCTGAAGCTCAAAGACAAATTGGATAGTGAAATCGTGTTTGCCAAATTTGGTGAGCCAAAGGACAAAAACGCGATCTACTATAAGCCCGGCCCCGGTGTCCAAAAGCCGCACGCGATGTTCATTGCCCCGTCTGGTTCGGGCAAAACCAGCGGCTTTGTGATCCCGAATGTCCTGCGTTTCAATGGGTCTTGCGTCGTCCTGGACATCAAGGGCGAGATTTTCCAGACAACCGGCGCGCGTCGGGCAGCAATGGGCGATGAGGTTTTTATGTTCGACCCCGAGAACCCCGACAAAAGCCACAGCTACAACCCTCTGCGCCGCGCAGCACGTGCCGACAATCTGGACCGGCGATGGGAAGAAGTGATTCAGGTTGCAACTCAGATGTTCGACACGCCCAGCTCGTCCGCGCAGGGCTTTATGGGTGGTGTTGAAGGCATGTTCTGCGCAATGGCGATGCTGGCGATCAAAAGAAAGCGGCCATACATTTCCGAAGTCCTGCGCCTGGTCAAAACGACCAAGCAAAAGGACTATGAGAAAATGGCTGAAGAAGTTGGATATGCGCGAGCTGCAGATGAGTTTCTGAATCTTGCAGCCGAAGAATCCAAAATCCTGCGGTCAACGATTTCGGTTATGTTGAACTCCGGCCTGCAGCTCTGGCGCAACCCGTCGGTAGCAAGAGCCACGCAGGGCAATGACATCAACTTTGAAGATCTGCGTCGGCGCCCCAGCTCGATCTACTTTTCCGTGCCAGGGAAAAAGGTCAAAGAGTTCCGGACGCTCATTCGCCTGTTCTTCCTCGATCTGGTGAACACCATCGAAACTGTTGAGCCGGGCGAAGATGAGCCGTTCAAGGTTTTGATGCTGCTCGATGAGTTCCAACGCCTCGGCCATCTTGAGCGCGTTGTTGAAGCCTATGACACCATGCGATCGTTCGGGGGCAGGCTCGTGGTGATTTCGCAAACACTGTCGCGCCTACAGGACATTTATGGGCACGAGGGTGTGCGGGCGATGCTGGCAAACGCTGGAACCCAGATGTTTGCCGCCTCAGAGGATTCCGAAGTACGCGAACATGTGTCCAGGTCCATCGGGGACAAAACGGTCATAAGCAAGTCGAAGTCTCGAGCACTCGGCAAGATGGAAATGGGCAGCATATCAGAGCGTGAAGAAGGCATTCGGCTGCTCCGGCCAGAGCACGTTGGTCGTCTGCCGGAAAACGAGGTTGTGCTGATCCGCGAAGGCAAGATGCCCGTGATTGCGAACAAGATTCGATATTTCGAAGATCCTTATTTCATGCAGTTCCTTGGTGGCGACACGCCAAAGATCAAAGGGACACACCTGGATCTTGCTGAAGAGCAGGCCAAGGATACGGCAAAGGCAGTGGCTGATGCGAAACCGGCCCCTGCCCCGGTGAAAGAGGTTTCTGAAAAAGACCAGGAACTTCAGGCGGCATTTGATGCGCAGCGCACGGTCGCAAAGCGGAAAAGTCGGTCAGCGAAAGATATGGCGATGGAGAAAATGAAAGCCAAACGGGCTGAAAGTAGCGCCTTCACTTGA
- a CDS encoding DUF4177 domain-containing protein has product MKKFEYRNVLMRVEENAGEKFAKLGQDGWEMVGVVPAEFGIVCFFKRELTDG; this is encoded by the coding sequence ATGAAAAAATTTGAGTATCGTAATGTCTTGATGCGGGTAGAGGAAAATGCAGGCGAGAAGTTTGCGAAGCTCGGGCAAGACGGTTGGGAAATGGTCGGCGTCGTACCTGCCGAGTTTGGCATCGTGTGCTTCTTCAAACGCGAGCTGACCGATGGCTGA